The proteins below are encoded in one region of Aeromonas jandaei:
- a CDS encoding RHS repeat protein, whose protein sequence is MTAEWDELGRETRYEYHPCLHQVSCRINPDGSELTYRYDNAKLFLSEIENEHGEQHRIHYFPNGLVARETGFDGRTTAYRYDLNGHLSEKVEFGKQETELVTRYERDSMGRLLKKTLSDGREIQFSSDQYGQLTQVDDGAWPLTFEYDAAGNLLAEHQGWASSYFKHDAMGRLAHWQLPDGNKLAYHYLNGELSGIDLNGAELTRHQMVGGLEMRRSQGALTQQYEYDEQGRLIALRLQRGKQVARERRYGYDRTGNLLQINDSVQGEPHYRWRCVVN, encoded by the coding sequence GTGACGGCCGAGTGGGATGAGCTGGGCCGCGAGACCCGCTACGAATATCATCCCTGCCTACATCAGGTGAGTTGCCGCATCAACCCCGATGGCAGTGAGCTCACGTATCGTTACGACAATGCCAAGCTCTTCTTGAGCGAGATTGAGAACGAGCATGGCGAGCAGCACCGCATTCACTACTTCCCCAATGGCCTGGTCGCGCGGGAAACCGGCTTTGATGGTCGCACCACCGCTTACCGCTACGACCTCAACGGTCATTTGAGCGAGAAGGTCGAGTTCGGCAAGCAGGAGACCGAGCTGGTCACCCGTTATGAGCGAGACTCCATGGGACGGCTGCTTAAAAAAACCTTGTCCGATGGCCGTGAAATCCAGTTCAGCTCTGACCAGTACGGTCAGTTGACCCAGGTGGATGATGGCGCCTGGCCACTCACCTTTGAATACGATGCAGCAGGCAATCTGCTGGCCGAGCATCAGGGTTGGGCTTCCAGCTATTTCAAGCATGATGCCATGGGGCGGTTGGCCCACTGGCAGCTGCCTGATGGCAACAAGCTGGCTTACCACTATCTGAATGGGGAGCTAAGCGGGATTGATCTGAACGGCGCCGAGCTGACTCGCCACCAGATGGTGGGTGGATTGGAGATGCGCCGCAGCCAGGGGGCGCTGACCCAGCAATACGAATATGACGAGCAAGGGCGCCTGATTGCGCTGCGGCTGCAACGGGGCAAACAGGTCGCCCGTGAACGGCGCTATGGCTACGACCGCACCGGCAATCTGCTGCAGATTAATGACAGCGTGCAAGGGGAGCCGCACTACCGCTGGAGGTGCGTGGTGAACTGA
- the recR gene encoding recombination mediator RecR, protein MKFSPLLDEMMKALQVLPGVGPKSAQRMAFTLLERERSGGLRLAQLLSRALTEIGHCSHCRTFTENDRCDICANPKREENGLLCVVESPADVAAIEQTGQFSGRYFVLMGHLSPLDGIGPEELGLDILERRLKDEAISELILATNPTIEGDATAWYIADMARAAGVEVSRIAHGVPVGGELELVDGTTLSHSLMGRQRLK, encoded by the coding sequence ATGAAATTCAGTCCCCTGCTCGACGAGATGATGAAAGCCCTACAGGTACTGCCAGGGGTAGGGCCCAAATCGGCACAGCGGATGGCCTTTACCCTGCTTGAGCGCGAGCGCAGCGGTGGCTTGCGGTTGGCCCAGCTGCTCTCCCGCGCCCTGACCGAGATTGGCCACTGCAGCCACTGCCGCACCTTTACCGAGAACGATCGCTGCGATATTTGCGCCAATCCCAAGCGGGAAGAGAACGGTCTGCTCTGCGTGGTGGAGAGCCCAGCGGACGTGGCCGCCATCGAGCAGACCGGCCAGTTTTCCGGTCGCTACTTCGTGTTGATGGGCCATCTGTCGCCGCTGGACGGCATCGGTCCGGAGGAGCTGGGGCTCGATATTCTGGAGCGTCGCCTGAAAGATGAGGCGATCAGCGAACTGATCCTCGCCACCAACCCCACCATCGAGGGGGATGCCACCGCCTGGTATATCGCCGATATGGCCCGTGCTGCAGGGGTGGAGGTGAGCCGCATCGCCCACGGGGTGCCGGTGGGGGGCGAGCTGGAGCTGGTGGATGGCACCACGCTCTCCCACTCCCTGATGGGGCGTCAGCGCCTCAAATAA
- the htpG gene encoding molecular chaperone HtpG, producing the protein MTQSVHAETHGFQTEVKQLLSLMAHSLYSNKEVFLRELISNASDAADKLRFKALSDASLFENDGQLRVRLVVDKEKRTLTISDNGIGMTRDQVIEHLGTIAKSGTAEFFKNLSGDQGRDSQLIGQFGVGFYSAFIVADKVTVVSRAAGTAPEQGVQWESEGEGSFTVADVTKEGRGTDVILHLRAEEDEFLDDWRLRSVVSKYSDHISVPVEMYKEGTPDREEDGETIVGTPGEWEQVNRATALWTRNPKDIKDEEYQEFYKHVAHDFEDPLLWGHNRVEGAQEYTSLLYVPARAPFDLYNREQKHGLKLYVQRVFIMDDAEQFMPTYLRFVKGVLDSNDLPLNVSREILQDNKVTASLRKACSKRVLTMLSKLAKDDAEKYAKFWSEFGNVLKEGPAEDYANREEIAKLLRFASTAGEGEAQTVSLEDYVGRMKEGQQKIYYITADSYAAAKNSPHLEIFRKKGVEVLLMWERVDEWLMSHLTEFDGKQLISVTRGELDLGDLEDEASKQAQEEAEKANAGLVERVKKSLGEAVKEVRVTHRLTDSPSCIVTDAYGMSTQMIKLMRAAGQPVPEQKYILELNPDHALVKKLDTIQDEALFGEWVTLLHEQAQLAEQGGLNDPASFVSRINRLLLQA; encoded by the coding sequence ATGACCCAAAGTGTTCATGCCGAAACCCACGGCTTTCAAACTGAAGTCAAACAACTGCTGAGCCTGATGGCTCACAGCCTCTACTCCAACAAAGAAGTATTCCTGCGCGAGCTGATCTCCAACGCCTCCGATGCGGCGGACAAGCTGCGCTTCAAGGCGCTTTCCGATGCCTCTTTGTTCGAAAACGACGGCCAGTTGCGTGTGCGCCTGGTGGTGGACAAAGAGAAGCGTACCCTGACTATCTCCGATAACGGGATCGGTATGACCCGAGATCAGGTGATCGAGCACCTGGGTACCATCGCCAAGTCCGGCACCGCAGAATTCTTCAAAAACCTCTCCGGCGATCAGGGACGTGACTCCCAGCTGATCGGTCAGTTCGGGGTCGGTTTCTACTCCGCCTTTATTGTTGCCGACAAGGTGACCGTAGTTTCCCGCGCCGCCGGTACTGCTCCGGAGCAGGGCGTACAGTGGGAATCGGAAGGCGAAGGCTCCTTCACCGTGGCTGACGTGACCAAAGAGGGTCGCGGTACCGACGTTATCCTGCACCTGCGTGCTGAAGAGGACGAGTTCCTCGACGACTGGCGTCTGCGCTCAGTGGTGAGCAAATACTCCGACCACATCAGCGTGCCGGTGGAAATGTACAAAGAGGGTACGCCGGATCGCGAAGAGGATGGTGAAACCATCGTCGGCACCCCAGGCGAGTGGGAGCAGGTCAACCGCGCGACTGCACTGTGGACCCGCAACCCGAAAGATATCAAGGACGAGGAGTATCAGGAGTTCTACAAGCACGTTGCTCACGACTTTGAAGATCCGCTGCTCTGGGGTCACAACCGGGTGGAAGGGGCGCAGGAGTACACCAGCCTGCTCTACGTGCCGGCCCGCGCACCGTTCGACCTCTACAACCGCGAGCAGAAGCACGGTCTGAAGCTCTACGTACAGCGCGTCTTCATCATGGACGACGCCGAGCAGTTTATGCCGACCTACCTGCGCTTCGTCAAAGGGGTGCTGGACTCCAACGATCTGCCGCTCAACGTCAGCCGTGAGATCCTGCAGGACAACAAGGTGACCGCCTCTCTGCGCAAGGCTTGCTCCAAGCGCGTCCTGACCATGCTCTCCAAGCTGGCGAAAGACGATGCCGAGAAGTATGCCAAGTTCTGGAGCGAGTTCGGTAACGTGCTCAAAGAGGGCCCGGCCGAGGATTACGCCAACCGCGAAGAGATCGCCAAACTGCTGCGCTTTGCCAGCACCGCTGGTGAAGGCGAAGCCCAGACCGTCTCTCTTGAGGATTACGTTGGCCGCATGAAGGAAGGTCAGCAGAAGATTTACTACATCACCGCCGATTCTTATGCCGCAGCCAAGAATAGCCCGCACCTCGAGATCTTCCGCAAGAAGGGTGTCGAAGTGCTGCTGATGTGGGAGCGCGTCGATGAGTGGCTGATGAGCCACCTGACCGAGTTCGACGGCAAGCAGCTTATCTCCGTCACCCGTGGCGAACTGGATCTCGGCGATCTGGAAGATGAAGCCTCCAAGCAGGCGCAGGAAGAGGCTGAAAAAGCCAACGCCGGTCTGGTTGAGCGGGTCAAGAAGAGCCTCGGTGAAGCGGTGAAAGAGGTGCGTGTCACCCACCGTCTGACCGACTCCCCCTCCTGCATCGTCACCGACGCCTACGGCATGAGCACCCAGATGATCAAGCTGATGCGTGCGGCCGGTCAGCCGGTACCGGAGCAGAAGTACATTCTGGAGCTCAACCCCGACCATGCGCTGGTGAAGAAGCTCGACACCATTCAGGATGAAGCGCTGTTTGGCGAGTGGGTCACCCTGCTGCACGAACAGGCCCAGCTGGCCGAACAGGGCGGGCTGAACGATCCGGCGAGCTTCGTCTCCCGCATCAACCGCCTGTTGCTGCAAGCCTAA
- a CDS encoding ATP-binding cassette domain-containing protein codes for MIEPSLLQVRGLSKTYQNRTGLFRRQAVEAIKPLSFDLEVGQTLAIVGEAGSGKSTLARILAGMIEPTSGDIAIDGQLMVHGDYQTRCKLLRMIFQDPNTSLNRKIRVGQILETPLRLNTEMTEEERREKVVQTLRMVGMLPDHALFYPQMLSSGQQQRVALARALILNPKIVVADEALTTLDISVRSQIINLLLEMQETMGLSYVLVANDLGIVSHISDEVLVMHEGRVVERGKTLKVFADPQHEVTRRLIQNYNNEYRK; via the coding sequence GTGATTGAGCCCTCCCTGCTGCAAGTGAGGGGCCTGAGCAAAACCTACCAGAACCGTACCGGCCTGTTCCGTCGTCAGGCGGTGGAGGCAATCAAGCCCCTCTCGTTTGATCTTGAAGTGGGCCAGACCCTGGCCATCGTCGGTGAAGCAGGCTCAGGCAAGAGCACCCTGGCACGTATTCTGGCCGGGATGATTGAGCCCACCAGCGGTGACATCGCCATCGACGGCCAGCTGATGGTGCATGGCGATTACCAGACTCGCTGCAAGCTGCTGCGGATGATTTTTCAGGATCCCAATACCTCGCTGAACCGCAAGATCCGGGTTGGCCAGATCCTGGAGACGCCGCTGCGCCTCAACACCGAAATGACCGAAGAGGAGCGCCGTGAAAAGGTGGTGCAGACCCTGCGCATGGTTGGCATGCTGCCCGATCACGCCCTCTTCTACCCGCAGATGCTCTCCTCCGGTCAGCAGCAGCGGGTGGCACTGGCCCGGGCGCTTATCCTCAACCCCAAAATCGTGGTGGCCGACGAAGCACTCACTACCCTGGATATCTCGGTACGCTCCCAGATCATCAACCTGCTGCTGGAGATGCAGGAGACCATGGGGCTGAGCTATGTGCTGGTGGCCAACGATCTGGGTATCGTCAGCCATATCAGCGATGAGGTGCTGGTAATGCATGAAGGGCGCGTGGTGGAGCGCGGCAAGACCCTCAAGGTGTTTGCCGATCCCCAGCACGAAGTGACCCGCCGTCTCATCCAGAACTACAACAACGAATATCGCAAATAG
- a CDS encoding oligopeptide/dipeptide ABC transporter ATP-binding protein, with protein MPLLDIRNLTIEIDTPQGKVKAVDKVSLTLNEGEIRGLVGESGSGKSLIAKVIVGIEKDNWTVRADRMRFNDMDLLTMAPRERRRIMGREIAMIFQDPISCLDPSEEIGTQLEEAIPTDSFEGQFWQRFQWRKKRAIALLHRVGVKDHRKVMRAYPHELSDGMCQKVMIAMAIANQPRLLVADEPTSAMESTTHSQILRLLDKMNKLGNTTILIISNDIAAIANLTDTINVMYCGQMVEVGTREQILETPHHPYTDALLKSIPDFDKLVRHKSRLETLPGVIPPLQHLPIGCRLGPRCPYAQKQCVQTPVMNKVKGHQFSCHFPLNMEEPKK; from the coding sequence ATGCCGTTGCTAGATATTCGCAATCTCACCATCGAGATCGACACGCCGCAGGGCAAGGTGAAGGCGGTAGACAAGGTGAGCCTCACCCTCAACGAGGGGGAGATCCGCGGACTGGTCGGCGAATCCGGCTCGGGCAAGAGCCTGATCGCCAAAGTGATCGTCGGCATCGAAAAGGATAACTGGACAGTGCGCGCCGACCGGATGCGCTTCAATGACATGGATCTGCTGACCATGGCGCCCCGCGAGCGGCGCCGCATCATGGGCCGCGAGATCGCCATGATCTTTCAGGATCCCATCAGCTGTCTTGACCCCTCCGAGGAGATTGGCACCCAGCTGGAAGAGGCGATCCCGACCGATTCCTTCGAGGGGCAGTTCTGGCAGCGCTTCCAGTGGCGCAAGAAGCGGGCGATTGCCCTGCTGCACAGGGTCGGGGTCAAGGATCACCGCAAGGTGATGCGCGCCTATCCCCATGAGCTGTCTGATGGCATGTGCCAGAAAGTGATGATCGCCATGGCGATTGCCAATCAGCCGCGCCTGCTGGTGGCTGACGAACCTACCAGCGCCATGGAGTCCACCACCCATTCGCAGATCCTGCGGCTACTGGACAAGATGAACAAGCTGGGCAACACCACCATCCTGATCATCAGCAACGACATCGCCGCCATCGCCAACCTGACCGATACCATCAACGTGATGTACTGTGGCCAGATGGTGGAGGTGGGCACCCGCGAGCAGATCCTCGAGACACCGCATCACCCCTATACCGATGCTCTGCTCAAGTCGATCCCCGACTTTGACAAGCTGGTGCGCCACAAGTCGCGCCTCGAAACCCTGCCTGGCGTCATCCCGCCGCTGCAGCATCTGCCTATCGGCTGCCGGCTCGGCCCGCGCTGCCCCTATGCCCAGAAGCAGTGCGTGCAGACCCCGGTGATGAACAAGGTGAAGGGACACCAGTTCAGCTGCCACTTCCCGCTGAACATGGAGGAGCCGAAAAAATGA
- a CDS encoding ABC transporter permease subunit has product MQDKSNIYPELKILSPLEQTWASYSRNPLAMAGLWGFLLLLIITLFGPLVVPYGIDEQHAEHLLLAPSWANNGNIDFFLGTDDLGRDILSRLVVGARLTFGCALIVVVIAMVVGSAIGILGGMSKGLKSSVLHHLLDTLLSIPSLLMAIIMVAIMGPGLGNTLIAITLALIPPFIRATYNAVHAEMQKEYIIASRLDGSPPLRIMRLAILPNIVETLVAQTTRTLSAAILDISAVGFLGLGAQTPQSEWGAMLADSSDLIYLAPWTVTLPGIAILFSVLVTNLVGEGIREALKEGND; this is encoded by the coding sequence ATGCAAGATAAATCGAACATCTATCCCGAGCTCAAGATCCTCTCGCCGCTGGAGCAGACGTGGGCCTCCTACAGCCGCAATCCGCTTGCCATGGCAGGACTGTGGGGCTTTTTGCTGCTGCTGATCATCACCCTGTTCGGCCCGCTGGTGGTGCCCTACGGCATCGATGAGCAGCACGCCGAGCATCTGCTGCTGGCCCCCTCCTGGGCCAACAACGGCAATATCGACTTCTTCCTCGGCACCGACGATCTGGGACGGGATATCCTCTCCCGGCTGGTGGTCGGCGCGCGGCTCACCTTCGGCTGCGCCCTCATCGTGGTGGTGATCGCCATGGTGGTCGGTTCTGCCATCGGCATCCTTGGCGGCATGAGCAAGGGGCTCAAATCGAGCGTGCTGCACCACCTGCTCGATACCCTGCTCTCCATCCCCTCCCTGCTGATGGCCATCATCATGGTTGCCATCATGGGCCCGGGCCTTGGCAACACCCTGATCGCCATCACCCTAGCGTTGATCCCGCCGTTTATCCGGGCTACCTACAACGCAGTGCATGCCGAGATGCAGAAGGAGTACATCATCGCCAGCCGACTCGATGGTTCGCCCCCCTTGCGGATCATGCGGCTGGCCATTTTGCCCAATATCGTCGAGACCCTGGTGGCCCAGACCACCCGCACCCTCTCGGCCGCCATCCTCGATATCTCCGCGGTCGGTTTTCTCGGCCTTGGCGCCCAGACGCCCCAGTCGGAGTGGGGCGCCATGCTGGCTGACTCGAGCGATCTTATCTATCTCGCCCCCTGGACCGTCACCCTGCCCGGCATCGCCATTCTGTTCAGCGTGCTGGTGACCAACCTGGTTGGTGAGGGCATCCGCGAAGCACTCAAAGAGGGGAATGACTGA
- a CDS encoding ABC transporter permease: protein MLLYTLRRINLLLITLLALTFVAYLLDYRLLGHQLSFWSGYPDFLRHILAGDLGLSSVSGLPVLDEIRHYFPATLILCLAAFTVSLLVGIPLGTLAALSQGKPLDLSIMTAGLIGYAVPVFWLALLVVMLFSLDLGWLPASGQISLLYDVPPITGIAVIDVLLSQEPWRQAALHDALRHLILPSLVLAVVPTTEVIRHVRSSLIDVMKQNYIRAAASRGLSKWQIVWRHGLKNALPPVLPLLGLQLGSVLTSAMITEVVFEWHGIGRWLVSSIALQDYAAIRGATLVIASFVILISVSTELLTTLIYPARRKELYAKQD from the coding sequence ATGCTTTTATACACCTTGCGTCGCATCAACCTGCTGCTCATTACCCTGCTGGCCCTGACCTTTGTCGCCTACCTGCTGGACTATCGCCTGCTCGGCCATCAGCTGAGTTTCTGGAGCGGCTATCCCGACTTTCTGCGCCATATTCTGGCCGGCGATCTCGGCCTTTCCAGCGTCTCCGGCCTGCCGGTGCTGGACGAAATTCGCCACTACTTCCCGGCGACCCTGATCCTCTGTCTGGCCGCTTTCACCGTCTCGCTGCTGGTGGGGATCCCGCTCGGTACCCTGGCCGCCCTGTCACAGGGCAAGCCGCTGGATCTCTCCATCATGACCGCCGGCCTTATCGGCTATGCGGTGCCTGTGTTCTGGCTGGCGCTGCTGGTGGTGATGCTATTTTCGCTGGATCTCGGCTGGTTGCCGGCGTCGGGCCAGATCAGCCTGCTCTATGATGTGCCCCCCATTACCGGGATCGCCGTCATCGACGTGTTGCTGAGTCAGGAGCCCTGGCGTCAGGCGGCGCTGCACGATGCCCTGCGCCACCTCATCCTCCCCTCGCTGGTGCTGGCTGTGGTGCCAACGACCGAGGTGATCCGCCATGTGCGCAGCTCGCTCATCGACGTGATGAAGCAGAACTACATCAGGGCGGCAGCGAGCCGTGGCCTCTCCAAGTGGCAGATCGTCTGGCGCCATGGCCTGAAAAACGCCCTGCCCCCGGTACTGCCTTTGCTCGGTCTGCAACTGGGCAGCGTGCTCACCTCCGCCATGATCACCGAGGTGGTGTTCGAGTGGCATGGCATCGGCCGCTGGCTGGTCAGCAGCATCGCCCTGCAGGATTATGCCGCCATTCGCGGCGCGACCCTGGTCATCGCCAGTTTCGTCATCCTGATCAGTGTCAGCACCGAGCTGCTCACCACCCTTATCTATCCGGCACGGCGCAAAGAGCTCTATGCCAAACAAGATTGA
- the sapA gene encoding ABC transporter substrate-binding protein SapA — translation MLTPLLLGLLVLLTGCNKQSEASKTGLIYCAEGSPLSFNPHVSNTGVTLDASARPLYDRLLEVNPNTLALEPALATNWHVSEDGLTYTLTLRKGVSFHHTPWFKPSRTLNADDVVFTYARQLDEHHPYHNVSGGDYPFFYSLGQDQLIKRVYKKGPQQVVFELNQPNASFLATLASDYAVILSAEYAEQMLKAGTPALLDTRPIGTGPFSFKEYRHNEFIRYLRHPGYWNGPAQIEQLVYDITPRSSKRLAKLLTGECDVMSTPAASQLSVIKQHPDLSLSVQSGMNVAFLALNTRKPPFNNVKVRQAIASTINIDNLLQAVYFDTGLPANSLLPPLSWGYNPSLPMRKPDLALARKLLKEAGLEKGFEMQVLVQPDARPYNPDALKTAQLMRSDLAKVGIKLKIVQQAWPVIEKRLAAGQYDSLLSGWIADNADPDNFFRQLLSCSAVERGNNYSRWCSPAFDQLLDDAVTTPQLAFRLRNYYYAQTLLNEQLPLIPLAHALRTQVSRSDIEGLILMPFGGTSFNQAHRE, via the coding sequence ATGCTCACACCCTTGCTGCTCGGTCTGCTGGTTCTGCTCACCGGCTGCAACAAGCAATCCGAAGCTTCCAAGACCGGACTCATCTACTGCGCTGAGGGCTCTCCCCTCTCCTTCAACCCCCATGTCTCCAACACCGGGGTTACGCTGGATGCCAGCGCTCGTCCGCTCTACGACCGCCTGCTGGAGGTCAACCCCAATACTCTGGCACTGGAGCCGGCGCTCGCCACCAACTGGCATGTGAGCGAGGATGGCCTCACCTATACCCTGACTCTGCGCAAGGGGGTGAGTTTCCACCACACCCCCTGGTTCAAGCCAAGCCGCACCCTCAATGCCGATGACGTGGTCTTTACCTACGCCCGTCAACTCGACGAGCACCACCCCTATCACAACGTCTCCGGCGGCGACTATCCCTTCTTCTACAGCCTGGGGCAGGATCAGCTGATCAAGCGGGTCTACAAGAAGGGGCCGCAGCAAGTGGTGTTCGAGTTGAACCAGCCCAACGCCTCCTTCCTCGCGACCCTGGCCAGCGACTATGCGGTGATCCTCTCCGCCGAATACGCCGAGCAGATGCTCAAGGCGGGAACCCCGGCGCTGCTCGATACCCGCCCCATCGGCACCGGCCCCTTCAGCTTCAAGGAGTATCGCCACAACGAGTTTATCCGCTATCTGCGCCATCCCGGCTACTGGAACGGCCCTGCCCAGATCGAGCAACTGGTCTATGACATCACCCCGCGCTCGTCGAAGCGGCTGGCCAAACTGCTGACCGGCGAGTGTGACGTGATGAGCACGCCGGCCGCCAGCCAGCTCTCGGTGATCAAGCAGCATCCCGACCTCAGCCTCTCTGTTCAATCGGGGATGAACGTGGCATTTTTGGCCCTCAATACCCGCAAGCCGCCGTTCAACAACGTCAAGGTGCGTCAGGCCATCGCCAGCACCATCAATATCGACAACCTGTTGCAGGCGGTCTATTTCGATACCGGTCTGCCGGCCAACAGCCTGCTGCCACCGCTCTCGTGGGGCTATAACCCCAGCCTGCCGATGCGCAAGCCAGATCTGGCGCTGGCCCGCAAGCTGCTCAAGGAAGCAGGGCTCGAGAAGGGATTCGAGATGCAGGTACTGGTGCAGCCGGACGCCCGCCCCTACAACCCGGATGCGCTCAAGACCGCCCAGCTGATGCGAAGCGATCTGGCCAAGGTGGGCATCAAGCTCAAAATCGTCCAGCAGGCGTGGCCCGTCATCGAGAAACGCCTGGCCGCCGGTCAGTACGACAGCCTGCTCTCCGGCTGGATTGCCGACAACGCCGACCCTGACAACTTCTTCCGCCAGCTGCTGAGCTGCTCGGCGGTCGAGCGGGGCAACAACTACAGCCGCTGGTGCAGCCCGGCCTTCGATCAGCTGCTGGACGATGCGGTCACCACGCCCCAGCTGGCCTTCCGGCTGCGCAACTACTACTACGCCCAGACCCTGCTCAACGAGCAGCTGCCCCTCATTCCGTTGGCCCATGCCCTGCGCACCCAGGTCAGCCGCAGTGACATCGAGGGGCTGATCCTGATGCCCTTTGGCGGCACCTCCTTCAATCAGGCTCACCGGGAGTAA
- the pspF gene encoding phage shock protein operon transcriptional activator: MTTATESLLGESNAFLEIIEQASRLAPLRKPVLIIGERGTGKELIAHRLHYLSARWDQSFVTINCATLSESLLETELFGHEAGAFTGAAKRHQGRFERADGGTLFLDELATTSARVQEKLLRVIEYGEFERVGGAKPLKVDVRLVCATNEDLPALADKGLFRHDLLDRLAFDVITLPPLRERREDILMLAEHFAHSMTRELGYPLFAGFSRKATQLLQDYPWPGNVRELKNVVERSIYRQGNPQLPLAELVINPFDSPWRPVAARSQESKSEPQGATTGALPLDLKQAVAEFEINLLKQAMQQSQYNQRKAAQLLALSYHQFRGMLRKYQLQDGDNDTEQDQKESD, encoded by the coding sequence ATGACCACGGCCACGGAAAGCCTGCTGGGGGAATCCAACGCATTCCTCGAGATCATCGAGCAGGCCTCACGGCTCGCCCCGCTGCGCAAACCCGTGCTGATCATCGGTGAGCGGGGTACGGGCAAGGAGCTCATCGCCCACCGCCTACATTATCTCTCGGCGCGCTGGGATCAAAGCTTTGTCACCATCAACTGCGCCACCTTAAGCGAGAGCCTTCTGGAGACCGAGCTGTTCGGTCACGAGGCGGGCGCCTTTACCGGCGCAGCCAAGCGCCATCAAGGCCGCTTCGAGCGGGCCGATGGCGGCACCCTCTTCCTCGACGAGCTGGCCACCACCAGCGCCCGGGTACAGGAGAAGCTGCTGCGGGTCATCGAGTATGGTGAGTTCGAGCGAGTGGGCGGGGCCAAGCCCCTCAAGGTGGATGTGCGTCTGGTCTGCGCGACCAACGAAGATCTCCCGGCACTGGCCGACAAGGGGCTGTTTCGCCACGATCTGCTGGACCGACTCGCGTTTGATGTGATTACCCTCCCCCCCTTGCGGGAGCGGCGGGAAGATATCCTGATGCTGGCGGAGCACTTCGCCCACAGCATGACCCGGGAGCTGGGCTATCCGCTCTTTGCCGGTTTCTCGCGTAAAGCAACCCAGCTGCTGCAGGATTACCCCTGGCCTGGCAACGTGCGGGAGCTGAAAAACGTGGTGGAGCGCAGCATCTACCGCCAGGGCAACCCCCAGTTGCCGCTGGCCGAGCTGGTGATCAATCCGTTTGATTCCCCCTGGCGGCCCGTAGCCGCTCGCAGTCAGGAGAGTAAAAGCGAGCCGCAAGGTGCGACAACCGGGGCGTTGCCGCTCGATCTCAAGCAGGCGGTGGCGGAGTTCGAGATTAATTTACTCAAGCAGGCGATGCAGCAATCCCAGTATAATCAGCGCAAAGCCGCCCAACTGCTGGCCTTAAGCTATCACCAGTTTCGTGGCATGCTACGCAAGTATCAGCTGCAGGATGGCGACAACGATACGGAACAAGACCAGAAAGAGTCCGACTGA
- the pspA gene encoding phage shock protein PspA, which translates to MSIFSRLADIINSNLTALLDKAEDPQKMVRLIIQEMEDELVKERSNLARFLANQKEIGRQVARHQERVDEWQAKAELALTKGREDLARAALIEKKKQSELSETLYREQQAVDSGIEKLGEEIRQLEAKLEDARARQKAMAIRSEAASSRLNVQSQVARGDSQAVVSKFERMERRIDEMEARAELGQSDKALAQQFAELEVDDQISRELEAMRQKLGQRDGQQGE; encoded by the coding sequence ATGAGTATTTTTTCCCGTCTGGCCGACATCATCAATTCCAACCTGACGGCCCTGCTCGACAAGGCAGAAGATCCCCAGAAGATGGTGCGCCTGATCATCCAGGAGATGGAGGACGAGCTGGTCAAGGAGCGCTCCAATCTGGCCCGCTTCCTCGCCAACCAGAAAGAGATTGGCCGTCAGGTCGCCCGTCATCAGGAGCGGGTCGACGAGTGGCAGGCCAAGGCCGAACTGGCCCTGACCAAGGGGCGTGAAGATCTGGCCCGCGCCGCCCTTATCGAGAAGAAGAAACAGAGCGAGTTGTCAGAGACCCTCTATCGCGAGCAGCAGGCGGTCGACAGCGGCATCGAGAAGCTGGGTGAGGAGATCCGCCAGCTGGAAGCCAAGCTGGAAGACGCCCGTGCCCGCCAAAAAGCGATGGCCATTCGCAGCGAAGCGGCCAGCAGCCGTCTCAACGTGCAGAGCCAGGTTGCCCGTGGTGACAGTCAGGCGGTGGTGAGCAAGTTTGAGCGGATGGAGCGTCGCATCGACGAGATGGAAGCGCGCGCCGAGCTGGGTCAGTCCGACAAGGCGCTGGCGCAGCAGTTTGCCGAACTGGAAGTGGACGATCAGATAAGCCGCGAGCTGGAGGCGATGCGCCAAAAGCTGGGTCAGCGTGACGGCCAGCAGGGAGAGTAA
- the pspB gene encoding envelope stress response membrane protein PspB, with translation MESLLGVLMVPMVVFMVVVAPIWLVLHYRAKGRIGAGLADSEREQLQGLLARTEKMQERVGALESILDAEVPGWRNKV, from the coding sequence ATGGAGAGTCTGCTGGGTGTATTGATGGTTCCCATGGTGGTCTTCATGGTGGTGGTGGCACCCATCTGGCTGGTGCTGCACTACCGGGCCAAGGGGCGCATCGGCGCCGGTCTTGCTGATAGCGAGCGGGAACAGCTGCAAGGGTTGCTGGCCCGTACCGAAAAGATGCAGGAGCGAGTCGGTGCGCTGGAATCGATCCTTGATGCGGAAGTGCCCGGTTGGAGGAACAAGGTATGA